The sequence GGCCGCTGAGGGACCTGTCCGTCAACTGCAGCGTGTACGACATCGAGAACTGGCCGCCCACCGGTGACAAGTGCATCTACGGCGCGGCGACCGCGCCGAAGACGATCGTGCTGGTCGGCGACTCGCACGCGGCGATGTTCAGTACCGTTTTCGCGCGGTTCGTGCGCGAGCATCCTGAGTGGCGGGTGAAGATGATGCTGCGTAACGGCTGCCCCTTCACCTCCGTCGCACCGGCCGGTCTCACCGTCTGCTCCGACCAGAACGAACTCGAACTCGCCGGAATCCTCGCCATGAGGCCGGAACTCGTGGTGACCTCCGCGATGTCTCCCGAGTCCTATGACAAGGACCTGAAATGGCGTTGGGAGTCGCGTGCGCAGACCGTGGACGGTTACGAGACCATGTTGCGGCGTATCTCGGACGCCGGTATCCGAACCGGCGTGATCCGCGATGTGCCCAGGCCGGCCGAGAACATCCCGCGTTGCCTGGAAATCAACCCCGGACGGCACACGGAATGCGACACGCCCTTTGGTGACGCGTTCGGCCAGGACAAGGACCCGTTGGTGGAGGCCGCCGAACGCGTGCCACGCACGACGGTCGTCGACCTGACGCCCTGGCTCTGCGTCGGCGGCGTGTGCCCGGCTGTCGTCGGCAACGTCGTGGTGTACCGGGACAATCACCTCACGGACTCGTACGTGCGGACGCTCTACGCGCCTCTGATCGCGGGACTCGGCCTGGTGTGACCGGGCGCGAGCCCTGGGATTCGGCGGGCAACGGGGAGACCGACGTTCACGTACTGGGTCGAGGAGTCCCGCTCCTGCTGTGACGCCTGTGGCTCGCAGCGGTCGAACGTCGACGGTGTTGCGGTTACCCGACCAATGCCACGGTCGGTCGTCGTCGTGTCCGCCGCCGCGTTTGTCCCCCACGGTGCCGAGAAACTCCCTGGTCGAAAGAGCGTTCAGGCACACCTTCCAGGGCGGATCCGACGGCACGCGACACGGGCATGTTTACAATGTATGCTCGGCCTGGCTGATGGACCTTGTGCGCGCCTTCGTGCGGAGCCGGAAAGGGCGATCGCCATGACAATGAATCGTTCTGCCTCCATTGCGCCTGCCGAGCTGGCCACGTGGCGGAGCAAGAGCACGGGGGACGTTCTCGTGTCCGCAGACCCCGGCTTCGACCAGATCGTCGCAGAGGACGTGGTCGTGGCCACGCCCGCGGTGATCGTGCGTCCTGCCACAGCGGGTGATGTCGGCCTGGCGGTCAGCTTCGCCACCAGGCATGGCCTGCCGGTGTCCGTGCGCGGCGGTGGGCACGGACCCTTCGCTGTCAGCGATGGCGATTTGCTGATCCTGCTCACATCGCTCGACGAGGTTCGGGTCCACGACGACGGCCGAGTGGATGTCGGTGGTGGCGCGGTCTGGGGGCAGGTCGCCCACGCGCTACGGCCGCACGGGCTGGCCCTGAGTTCTGGGGACACCAGCTCGGTGGGGGTCGGGGGCCTCACGCTCACCGGCGGCGTCGGATGGCTCGTGCGCCGCCACGGTCTGGCCTTGGACAACCTGGTCGCCGCCGAGATCGTCACCGCGTCCGGCCAGGTTCTGGCCATCGATGCCGAGCACCACGCCGATCTCTTCTGGGCGATCCGCGGTGGCGGTGGCAACTTCGGCATCGTCACCCGGTTCACGTTCCAGGCCCATCCTCTGCCCGGCACCGTCTACTACGGCACGATCACGACGACCAAGCCGTCTGACGCCACGGGGATGGCCGAGCTGCTCGGCCGATGGCGCGACGTTCTGCACGCTGCCGACGAGCGGTTGAACTCCACCGTCTTCGTCATGCCTGCCGAGGGGCGCTCCCCGGCGAACTGCCAGTTCTTCGTCCTCTGGGGTGGCGACAACGAGGACGAGGCCCGGGCGGCGATCGCCCCGCTGCTGGAGCTCCCCGGAATCCTCCACACCAGCTTCGACCTTCGCCCCTACGTGTCGGTGCTTGAAGACGGCGGTGAGCCCGAGGCGTTGGAGGACATCCTGGAGAGTGTCTCCGTCGACGCGCCTGAGCCCGAGGCGTACGTCGACGATGTCGTGTCGGAGGAGCACAACGCATTCGTCGTTCTCGACGACGGGGTGATCGCGAGCCTCGCCGAGTTGAGCGAGCAGGCGCCGGGATCGATCCTGAGCATTCGCAGCATGATCGGAGCCGTCAACCGGGTCGTCCCCACCGAGACAGCGTTCGGCTGGCGCGATACGGAGGCCCTGGCCATCTTCACCGGCATCCTGCCACCAGGTTCCGGACCGCAGGACATCGTGCGGATCGAGGAGCAGTGGTCGGCCATCAATGCCGGCCGCGGCGTCTACGGCAACTTCCGCGACCTGGTCGACGATCCGTTCACGCACCGCGTCTACGCACCTGTCAACACCGAGCGCCTGATCGAGACCAAGCGCCGTTGGGATCCGGAGAACGTCTTCGCGGGCAACCACAACATCAAACCGGGGCCCGCGCACGCCGACTACGCGTAGTCATAAGGGTGCGCCACCTGGTCGGCCCATTCAGCCTCTCGTGCGGCGCGTGTCCGGCGTTCCTTGAGGCGCTCGTTCCTCGAGAGATGCGTTCGAGTGGCCGCCCATTCACGACAGATGACGGGGAAGTGGGTCTTCACACCCCGTCCACCACGCGGCGGCAGCGGGTCGGCCGGCTCCGCCAATGGTAGGAATGCCTGGTGACCGAACCGAATTTGATCGAAGCAGCCGCCGAAGAGGCAGTCACCCTCACCAGTGAACTGATCCGCATCGACACCACCAACACGGGCGACCCCGACACGCTGGTCGGTGAACGCGCCGCCGCGGAGTACGTCGCCGAGAAGCTCACCGACGCGGGCTACGAGATCACCTACGTCGAGTCCGGCGGCAAGGACCGCCACAACGTGATCGTCCGGCTGCCGGGCGCGGACCCGTCGCGCGGCGCGCTCCTGATTCACGGTCATCTCGACGCCGTTCCCGCCGACGCCTCGGAGTGGTCGGTGCACCCGTTCTCCGGCGCGATCCAGGACGACTACGTCTGGGGTCGCGGCGCGGTGGACATGAAGGACATGTGCGGCATGGCGCTCGCGCTGGCCCGCCACTACAAGATCAACGGCATCGTTCCGCCGCGCGACCTGGTTTTCGCGTTCCTCGCCGACGAAGAGGCGGGCGGCAAGTACGGCGCGCAGTGGCTGGTCGAGAACCGGCCCGAGCTGTTCGAAGGCGTCACCGAGGCGATCAGCGAGGTCGGCGGCTTCTCGATCACGCTGAAGGACAACGTCCGCGCGTATCTCATCGAGACGGCGGAAAAGGGCATCCGCTGGATGAAGCTGCGGGTGCGCGGCACCGCTGGTCACGGCTCGATGATCCACCGCGACAACGCCGTCACGAAGCTGTCCGAGGCCGTCGCCAGGCTCGGCAACCACCGCTTCCCGCTGGTGATGACCGACTCCGTCCGCGAGTTCCTGGACGGCGTCACCGAGATCACCGGCTGGGACTTCCCCGAGGACGACATCGAGGGTTCCGTCGCGAAACTCGGCAACATCTCCCGAATGATCGGCGCGACCCTGCGCGACACGGCGAACCCGACGATGCTCACCGCGGGCTACAAGTCGAACGTCATCCCGTCCGTCGCGGAGGCTTCGGTCGATTGCCGGATCCTTCCCGGCAGGCTCGAAGCGTTCAACGCCGAACTGGAGGAGATCCTCGGGCCGGACATCGAGAAGGAGTGGATGGAGCTGCCGCCGGTCGAGACGACCTTTGACGGCGCCCTGGTCGACGCGATGACCAACGCGGTCCTCGCCGAGGACCCCGGCGCCCGCACGCTCCCGTACATGCTTTCCGGCGGCACCGACGCGAAATCGTTCCAGTCGCTCGGGATCCGCAACTTCGGGTTCGCCCCGCTGAAACTGCCCGCGGACCTCGACTTCTCCGCGCTGTTCCACGGGGTCGACGAGCGTGTCCCGGTCGACGCGCTGAAGTTCGGCGTGCGGGTGCTCGACCGCTTCCTCCGCTCTGCCTGATGCCCGGTCTGCTGGCCGCCGATGGGACACCCCTGCATTTCGACCGCTGGGGTGATCCGTCGGCGCCGGTGACCGTGGTCCTCCTGCACGGGTACGCCCTCGACAGGCGAAGCTGGCGTGCCATCGCGCCGGTGCTGGCCGAGGCGTCCCCGGAGGAATCGCTGGCCGTAGTGGCCTACGACCAGCGTGGCCACGGAGAATCCGGTGAGGTCCGGGCCTCGTCGGCGACCATGGGGAAACTCGCCGACGATCTGGCCGAAGTTCTGGACAGAGTGGTCCCCGACGGCAAGGTGGTCCTGGTCGGCCATGACATGGGCGGGCTCGCGATCCTGTCGCTCGCCCAGCGCCATCCGGACGTCTTCGCGGCGCGGGTGGCGGGACTCGGATTGCTCGCCATGTCGGCGGGCGGCGTCACACCGGACGCGATCTGGCCGAACGCGCTCGGGAAACTCGGGCGGGACCTGGAGATCGTCTTCGGGACGAAGCTGATCGGCCTGGTGCGGGAGCATACGAGCAAGGCGGTGACCGCCGGGCTGCGGTGGTGGCTTTTCGGCGACGACCCGGTGCCCGCCGACGTCGAGCTGACCGTGCGGATGATCCGCGGCAACTGGCCACAGACGGTGTCCGCGTTCCGCCCCGCGCTGGACGCCTACACCCGGGAGTCGGCGTTGTCGCAGGTCGGGGGGGTGCCGGTGACGGCGATCGTGGGGGAGCGCGACAAGCTAGTGCCGACGGCGGACGTCGAGGAGCTGGCGGGCGCGGTGGAGAACGGTACGGCCGTGGTGCTGCCCGGAGTCGGGCATGTCGTGCCGCTCGAGGCGGCTCCGCAGGTGATTCCCCGCCTTCTGGCGCTGGCGAACCATGCTCGCCGACAATCCTGACTTTCTTGACAAAATCTGTTTTCGGTGGCACCGTTTCGACATGTTCTCCGTTGCGGTGATCGAGGACGCGGAAGCGGCCGAAGTGTCGCTGGATCCGGTCCGGGCCAGGCTGCTCGCCGAACTCGCCGAACCGGCATCGGCCACGATGCTGGCCGGGCGGGTGGACCTGCCGAGACAGAAGGTGAACTACCACCTTCGCGCGCTGGAGAAGCACGGACTGGTCGAGCTCGTCGAGGAGCGGCGGAAGGGCAACGTCACCGAGCGCATGATGCGCGCGACGGCGTCGTCGTACGTCATCTCGCCGACGGCGCTCTCGGCCGTGCAACCCGATCCGGCCCAGTCACCGGACCGTCTGTCCGCACGGTGGCTGCTCGCCGTGGCGGGCAGGCTGGTGCGCGACGTCGGCCTGCTGATCACCGGATCGACCAAGGCGCGCAAACGGGTCGCGACCTTCGCGATCGACGGCGAGGTGCGGTTTTCTTCCGCCGCGGACCGGGCCGCGTTCGCCGAAGAGCTGACCGTCGCGATCACGAACCTGGTGAGCAAGTACCACGACGAAGGCGCCGAACAGGGCCGAGATCACCGGATCGTCGTCGCCGTCCACCCGAGCGTCCGCACCGAGCCCTAGGAGCGCTGAATGGGCCGCGAATTCGAGATCACCGACCGCGTCGAGGTCGACGCGACCCCGGAACAGGTCTGGGACGCCATCGCGACCGGGCCGGGGATCACGTCCTGGTTCATGGGGCGCAACGAGGTCGACGGAGGCGTCGGCGGCACCGTGAAGACCGCTTTCGGCGGCTTCGAACCCACCTCGGCGATCACGTCGTGGGACCCGCTGGAACGGCTCGTCTACGGCACGGAACCCGCGCCGGACGGGCGCTTCGTCGCCTACGAGTTCCTCATCGAGGGCCGGTCCGGCGGCAGTACCGTGCTGCGGACCGTGACGAGCGGTTTCCTGCCCGGCGACGACTGGGAAGACGAGTTCGAGGCGATGACCGCGGGCGGCGAGCTGTTCCTCCGCACCCTCGTCGAGTACCTCAACCGGTTCACCGGCCGGAAAGCGGTGCCGGTGACGGTGTTCGGGCCGATGATCGAGGACTGGGACAGTGCGTGGCTGACGCTCGGCCGTGAACTCGGCCTCGCCGGGCGCCCGCAGACAGGCGACCGGGTCCGCCTCTCCACCGGGCCGGTGTCCACTGTGGACGGCGAGGTCTACTTCACGAACGCGCAGACGGTCGGGATCCGGACCGCGGACGCCCTACTGAGGTTCGTCCGCGGCTTCACCGGGCCGATGTGCGCGATGCATCACCTGTTCGGCGATGTCGACTCCGCGGAACAGGACAAGCTCTGGGCCGAGTGGCTCGGCCGGGTGTTCAAGTGATGAAGGGGCTCTTCGTCGCACCTCGCGCGTCGTGAGTGGTAAGTGTCGTTCTAACGCTCTTTATCACTCACGACCCCCGTGCGCGCGGCGCCGTTCAGCTCAAGTGATGAGGCCGGGCAGGGGAGTGGCGGTGCGCTTGCGGCGCAACCACACCCTCCGCGTCCCATCGGAGTAGAGCCGGACGGTCGAGAGCTCCCAGCCGGCGAACTCGGCGTGGATCGACAGCTGTGTCGCCGCCGCACGCCGGGAAACACCGGGCGGAAGCTGCAACCGCCGGTACTCCCAATCCCCTTCGACCACCGCCTCGTCCACCACTGTCATGGCGTGATCACCTGGATCCCTTCTCCGATGGCCGAGCCGACGACCACACGGCCGCCCTGCTCGTCGACGGTGACCGAATCTGGCTGCCGCACGGTCGGGAACCGGTGCTTCTCGATCGGTTCTCCGCCGCGGACGTCGAACCCGACGACCTCGTTGCGTTCGGTGAGCGTGACCCAGGCGAGGCCGCGGGTGCGGTCGTAGGCGATGCCGTACACCCCGCCGGGTACGGGATAGCGCTGGCGCAGCAGCAACGGCGTTGTGGAGAACGCCAGCAGCGCCCCCGCCCGAGCATCGGTGACGAAGACACGTCCGAGATCGTCGGTGACGGCGTTGGCCGCGCCGTCGCCCGCCCGGAGGCCCTCGCCTATCTTGCCTTCGGCGAGGTCGACGGCGAACAGGGCGGTGCGGAGCTTGTCGAGCACGACCACGCCGTCGCCGGTGTTCAGCACGTCGTCGGCGCTGTAGATCTGGCCGGTGATGGTCCTCGGTCCCGCGTTCTTCGCCAGCACCTCGACGGCCTTGCGGTCCCGCACCGAGACCAGCGTCGCGTCACCGTCGGCGAGACCGGCGGAGGGCTGTCCCGCGACGGGGACAGTCTCCAGCGCGCCGCCGGGCAGCGAGACCTTCACCAGCAGGCTCTTGTCAGGGACGCTGGCGAGCACCTGGGATCGGGACACGGTGAGCCGCTCGGCGGGTCCGGGCAACGCCACGGTCGTCTTGGGGGCGTCAAGGGCGGCGAGATCGTAGATCCGCAGCGAAGGCGGCTCCGAAACCGCGACGACCAGCGTCTTGCTCGCCTCGTCGGTCACCAGCGCTTTCACGCCCGCCGTCGCGAACACCGCCCCCGCGGGCTTGACCGTCACCGCGGGGGAGACCGCCGCGGTCGCCGCGACGGGGTTCTGCACGATCTGCAAGGTGTCGTTCGGCGTGTCGTCCGCGCTACAGGACGAGAGCACCAGGACACCGGCGAGCGGGATCGCGATCCGGGAAACGGCGGACAGCCGACCCACGTTGGTGCCTCCACCTGCTACTCGTCGTACGGACCTGTCCAGCATCCTCCAGGAACTCCACCACGTCACGTCCGCGTCACCCAACAGTCACCTGATCCAGTATTCGAGACGGCTCACAGGCCGCGTTCCGGGTATCCGACCTCGATCGCGCTGACGTCGTCGAGCGCCGACCGGATGGCGGGCGGGAGCGTGATCTCCTCGGCCGTGAGCGAACCGGTCAGCTGACCGGTGTCACGGGCTCCGACCACGGGTGCGACCACGCCGGGCCGGTCTCGGACCCAGGCCAGCGCGACGGCCAGCGGCGAGGTCCCGAGGCCGTCGGCGGCCGTCGCGACCGCCTGCACGATCCGGGCCGCGCGATCGGTCCGGTGATGTTCGACATAGCCGGCGAAAACACTCGAAGCGCCGCGCGAATCGGCGGGTGTCCCGCTGCGGTATTTGCCGGTGAGCACGCCCCGGCCGAGCGGTGCCCACGGCAGGAGCCCGATGCCGTGGTGCTCCGCGGCCGGGACGACCTCCCGATCGACGCCGCGCTCCAGCAGCGAGTACTCGACCTGCGTCGAGACCAGCGGAGCGACGGCGGAACTGCGGGCCGCGGCGGTCGCGAGCTGCCAGCCCGAGTAGTTGGAGACGCCGACGTAGCGGACCTTGCCGCTGGTCACGGCGTACTCGAGGGTGGCGAGGGTCTCGTCGACCGGCACGGTGGTGTCCCACGCGTGCAGCTGCCACAGGTCGATGTGGTCGGTGCCGAGCCGTCGCAGCGAGCCGTCGAGCGCGCTCAAGAGCGCGCCGCGCGAGGCACCGCCACCGAACGGGCCGTCGGCGCGGCGGGCGACGGCCTTGGTCGCGAGCACGATGTCGTCCCGGGGAACGAGGTCGCCGAGCAGCGCCCCGAGGACGCGTTCGCTCTCGCCCTCGCCGTAGATGTCGGCGGTGTCGACCAGGGTGCCCCCGGCGTCGACGAACGCGACCAGCTGGCTGGCCGCCTCCTCCGAGTCGGTGTCGCCACCCCACGTCATGGTCCCGAGGGCCATCCGCGAGACCCGAAGTCCCGACCGGCCGAGCTGTCGCTTTTCCACGACGGGCGAGCCTAGCCGGAAGGCAAGTGCTGGACGCGGAGCAGGTGAGCGTGTCGTGATCGAGTACCACCGTGCGGGTCATCGCGGTGTCAACACCCTGAACGGAGGAGTGACTCTCCGGTGGATACATTCACGCCGTGCGACTCGGACTGAACTTGGGCTATTGGGGCGCGGGGAACGACGCGGCCAACCTGGCATTGGCGAAGAAGGCGGACGAACTGGACTACGCGGTCGTCTGGGCCGCGGAGGCCTACGGGTCGGACGCGCCGACAGTGCTCTCGTGGGTGGCGGCGCAGACCTCACGGATCGATGTGGGCAGCGCGGTGCTCCAGATCCCCGCGCGGACGCCGGCGATGACCGCGATGACCGCCGCGACCCTGGACACGCTTTCGGGCGGCCGGTTCCGGCTCGGCCTGGGTGTTTCCGGCCCGCAGGTCTCGGAGGGCTGGCACGGCGTGAAGTTCGCGGCACCGCTCGGCCGCACCCGCGAATACGTCGAGATCGTCCGCAAGGCGCTGAGCCGTGAGCGGGTCCGGTACGACGGCGACCACTTCCAGCTGCCCCTGCCCGGCGGTCCCGGCAAGGCGCTGACCCTGACCGTGCACCCCGTCCGCGAAGAGATCCCGGTGTACCTGGCCGCCATCGGCCCGAAGAACCTCGAACTGACCGGTGAGATCGCGAACGGCTGGCTGCCGGTGTTCTTCTCGCCAGAGCACGCCGGTGAGCAGCTGAAGCTCATCAAGGCCGGGGCGGACCAGGCCGGGCGCTCGCTCGACGGCTTCGACGTCGTCCCGTCCGTCCCGCTCGTGGTCGGCGAAGACTGGAAGGCCTGCGCCGACGCGGTCCGCGGGTACGCGGCGCTGTACATCGGCGGGATGGGCAGCCGGGAGAAGAACTTCTACAACCAGCTCGCCTGCCGGATGGGCTTCGAGCGCGAAGCCGCCGACGTCCAGCAGAAGTACCTGGGCAGGGATTACGAGGGCGCCATGGCGGCCGTCCCGCTGGAGTTCATCGACGCGACGTCGCTGCTGGGCCCCAAGGAGCGCATCGCCGAACGGATGCAGGCCTTCGCCGAGGCCGGCGCCACGACGCTGACCGTCGCGCCCGCCATGCCGGACGCGGAGGGCTCCGCACGCGCCCTCGAGGTCGCGGCCGAGGCGATCGAAACGGCCGGTGTCGCCTGATGGGCTGGTTCGAAGCGCTGGTCCTGGGTCTCGTCCAGGGCCTGACCGAGTTCTTGCCGATCTCCTCCAGCGCGCACCTGCGGATCACCGCCGCACTCGCCGGCTGGGACGACCCCGGCGCCGCATTCACCGCGGTGACCCAGATCGGTACCGAACTCGCGGTCATCCTGTACTTCTCGGCCAAGATCGGGAAGATCCTCCGCGCCTGGTTCTTCTCCATCTACAAGAAGGACTGGCGCCAGGACCCCGACGCCCGGCTGGGATGGCTGATCATCGTCGGCTCGCTGCCGATCGTGGTGCTGGGCCTGCTGTTGCAGGACGCCATCGACGAAACCTTCCGTGACCTGCGGATCACCGCGACCACACTGATCGTGTTCGGCCTGATCCTGCTGGTGGCCGACCGCATCGGGAAGCAGCAGCGCACCCTCGACCACCTGACGGTGCCCCACGGCCTCGGCTTCGGGTTCGCCCAGGCGCTGGCGCTGATCCCGGGCGTCTCCCGCTCCGGTGGCACGACCAGCGCCGGGTTGCTGCTCGGCTACACCCGTGCGGAGGCGGCGGAGTACTCGTTCCTCCTGGCGCTGCCCGCGGTGTTCGGCTCGGGGCTGTACAAGCTGACCGACATCGGCAAGGACGGTGCCCCGGCGCAGTGGGGGCCGACGATCCTGGCGACGCTGGTCGCGTTCGGTGTCGGGTACGCCGTCATCGCCTGGCTGATGTCCTACATCAAGACCAAGAGCTTCGTGCCGTTCGTGATCTACCGGCTCGTGCTCGGTGTCCTGCTGTTCGTGCTGATCTTCACCGGTGTCCTGGACCCCGGCGCGGGTCCGCACATCTGATCCCGCGCATCCAGAGGACGAAACGCGGGAGTGGGCAAAGCACGACACGTAGGGTGGGCCACGTGAGTACTGTGATCCTTTTGCGCCACGGCAAGTCCACGGCGAACGGTTCGGGCGTCCTGGCCGGGCGCACGCCCAAGGTCGGCCTGGACGACACCGGCCGGGCGCAGGCGGCCGCGCTCGTCGAGCGCCTGGCGCCGGTCCCCCTCGCCGAGCTGGTGGTGTCGCCGATGCTCCGCTGCCGCCAGACGGTCGCGAAGCTGGCCGAGGCGCGCGGTCTGGAGAAGCTCAAAGAGCCCGGTTTGTCCGAAGTGGACTACGGCGAATGGACCGGGCGCGCGCTCAAGGATCTGTTCAAGGAACCTCTGTGGCGCGTCGTGCAGGCGCATCCCTCGGCCGCGGTCTTCCCCGGCGGGGAAGGGCTCGCCGAGATGCAGGCGCGGGCGGTCGCCGCCGTTCGCGCGCACGACGCGAGGATCACCGCGAAGTACGGGGAGAACGCGGTATGGCTCTTATGCAGCCATGGCGATGTGATCAAGGCGATCCTCGCCGACGCGCTCGGCCAGCATCTCGATTCCTTCCAGCGGATCGTGGTCGATCCGGCGTCGGTTTCGGTCGTCCGGTACACCGAGACTCGTCCGTTCGTGTTGCGCGTCAACGACAACGGCGGCGACCTGGCCGGTGTCGCCCCACCCGAACCGAAGGCCAAAGCCAAACGAGGCAAGGGAAAACGCAGCTCCGACGCGGTGGTGGGCGGTACCACCGGAGCGTGACCACCGCCGTGGTGGCGTCACCGCCACGGACGGCATCCACCGGCCCCTCGCTGCCCGTAAGGTGGCCAGACCAGCAGATTCGACGACCCGGGAGCAACACCGATGATTTCGCAGGACAACCCGTTCGCCGCGCCGAGTGAGCTGCCCTACGCCCTTCCGCCGTTCGACCGGATCGCCGACGAACACTTCCTTCCCGCCTTCGAAGCGGGCTTGGCCGAGCACGCCGCCGAAATCGAGGAAATCGCCGGCTCTGCCGAGCCGCCGACGTTCGAGAACACCATCGTCGCGCTCGAGAAATCCGGCAGGTTGCTGTCCCGCGTCTCCAGCGTGTTCTTCAACCTCGCCGGGTCGAACGCGAACGACGAGATCCAGCGCGTGCAGGCCGAGATGGCACCGCGGCTGGCCGCGCACGCCGACGCCATCAACCTGAACCCCGCGCTGTTCGCCAGGATCAACTCCCTGTTCGAGCGCAGGGACGAACTCGGCCTCGACACCGAGTCGCTGCGCCTGCTGGAGCGGCACCACACCGACGTGCGCCGCGCCGGCGCAGGGCTTCCCGAAGCCGACCAGAAGCGCCTGCGTGAGCTGAACGAACAGATTTCGACGCTGTCGACCCGGTTCCAGCAGAACCTGCTCAAGGACACCAACGAACTGGCCGTGGTCGTCGACGACGTCGCGCAACTCGCGGGTCTCGGCGAGGACGAGATCGCGACGGCCGCCGAAACCGCAGGCGAGGAGGGCAAGTACGTCCTCAAGCTGACCCTGCCGACCGCGCAGGCCGCGCTGGCTTCGCTGGAAGACCGCGCGCTGCGCGAGCGGATCTTCACCGCATCGGTCTCTCGCGGCAACCGGGGCAACGAGTTCGACAACAACGAGATCGTGGCCCAGCTGGTCCGGTTGCGCGCCGAACGGGCCGCCGTGCTCGGCTTCCCGGACCACGCGTCGTACGTCATCGAGGACGAGACCGCGAAGACCGCCGAGGCCGCTGTCGGTCTCCTGGAGCGGCTCGCGCCCGTCGCGGTCGCCAACGCCAAAGCGGAGGCCGAAGAGCTGCAGCGGTACCTCGAAGCCGACATCCCCGGCGCGATCCTGCGGCCGTGGGACTGGGCGTTCTACGCCGAACGCGTCCGCAAGGACCGGTTCGAGGTCGACACCGCGGCGCTGCGCCCGTACTTCGAGCTGAACCGCGTGCTGACCGACGGCGTCTTCTTCGCCGCGTCCAAGCTGTACGGCCTGAGCTTCACCGAGCGGGAAGACCTGCCGAAGTACCACCCCGAGGTCCGGACCTTCGAGGTCTTCGACGCCGACGGCTCGGAACTCGGCCTGTTCCTGCTCGACTACTACGCCCGCGACTCGAAGCGCGGCGGCGCCTGGATGAACAACTTCGTCGACCAGACGAGGCTGCTGGGCACGAAGACGGTCGTGGTGAACGTGCTCAACGTCGCCAAGCCGCCGGCGGGGGAGCCGACCCTGCTGACCTTCGACGAGGTCGTCACCGCGTTCCACGAGTTCGGGCACGCACTGCACTCGCTGCTTTCGGATGTCGAATACCCGATGTTCTCGGGCACCAACGTCCCGCGTGACTTCGTCGAATACCCCTCGCAGGTCAACGAGATGTGGATGCTCTGGCCCGAGGTGCTGGCCAACTACGCCAAGCACCACGTGACCGGTGAGCCGCTTCCGCA comes from Amycolatopsis lurida and encodes:
- a CDS encoding LLM class F420-dependent oxidoreductase is translated as MRLGLNLGYWGAGNDAANLALAKKADELDYAVVWAAEAYGSDAPTVLSWVAAQTSRIDVGSAVLQIPARTPAMTAMTAATLDTLSGGRFRLGLGVSGPQVSEGWHGVKFAAPLGRTREYVEIVRKALSRERVRYDGDHFQLPLPGGPGKALTLTVHPVREEIPVYLAAIGPKNLELTGEIANGWLPVFFSPEHAGEQLKLIKAGADQAGRSLDGFDVVPSVPLVVGEDWKACADAVRGYAALYIGGMGSREKNFYNQLACRMGFEREAADVQQKYLGRDYEGAMAAVPLEFIDATSLLGPKERIAERMQAFAEAGATTLTVAPAMPDAEGSARALEVAAEAIETAGVA
- a CDS encoding undecaprenyl-diphosphate phosphatase, producing MGWFEALVLGLVQGLTEFLPISSSAHLRITAALAGWDDPGAAFTAVTQIGTELAVILYFSAKIGKILRAWFFSIYKKDWRQDPDARLGWLIIVGSLPIVVLGLLLQDAIDETFRDLRITATTLIVFGLILLVADRIGKQQRTLDHLTVPHGLGFGFAQALALIPGVSRSGGTTSAGLLLGYTRAEAAEYSFLLALPAVFGSGLYKLTDIGKDGAPAQWGPTILATLVAFGVGYAVIAWLMSYIKTKSFVPFVIYRLVLGVLLFVLIFTGVLDPGAGPHI
- a CDS encoding histidine phosphatase family protein yields the protein MSTVILLRHGKSTANGSGVLAGRTPKVGLDDTGRAQAAALVERLAPVPLAELVVSPMLRCRQTVAKLAEARGLEKLKEPGLSEVDYGEWTGRALKDLFKEPLWRVVQAHPSAAVFPGGEGLAEMQARAVAAVRAHDARITAKYGENAVWLLCSHGDVIKAILADALGQHLDSFQRIVVDPASVSVVRYTETRPFVLRVNDNGGDLAGVAPPEPKAKAKRGKGKRSSDAVVGGTTGA
- a CDS encoding M3 family metallopeptidase, translating into MISQDNPFAAPSELPYALPPFDRIADEHFLPAFEAGLAEHAAEIEEIAGSAEPPTFENTIVALEKSGRLLSRVSSVFFNLAGSNANDEIQRVQAEMAPRLAAHADAINLNPALFARINSLFERRDELGLDTESLRLLERHHTDVRRAGAGLPEADQKRLRELNEQISTLSTRFQQNLLKDTNELAVVVDDVAQLAGLGEDEIATAAETAGEEGKYVLKLTLPTAQAALASLEDRALRERIFTASVSRGNRGNEFDNNEIVAQLVRLRAERAAVLGFPDHASYVIEDETAKTAEAAVGLLERLAPVAVANAKAEAEELQRYLEADIPGAILRPWDWAFYAERVRKDRFEVDTAALRPYFELNRVLTDGVFFAASKLYGLSFTEREDLPKYHPEVRTFEVFDADGSELGLFLLDYYARDSKRGGAWMNNFVDQTRLLGTKTVVVNVLNVAKPPAGEPTLLTFDEVVTAFHEFGHALHSLLSDVEYPMFSGTNVPRDFVEYPSQVNEMWMLWPEVLANYAKHHVTGEPLPQEQIDKLLASQQYGEGFSTTEYLAASLLDQAWHALGTEDNVEDVQRFEAEALTKAGVALEAVPPRYRTTYFAHIFSGGYSAGYYSYIWSEVLDADTVQWFRENGGLTRENGDHFRRELLGRGGSVDPMAAFRAFRGRDPEIEPLLKRRGLAGA